In Ureibacillus thermophilus, the genomic stretch CTTTAGAACACGGAAAAGACGTTTTTGTTGTCCCAGGTCCCATTGATTCGAAACTGTCGGAAGGAACTAATTATTTATTGAGAGAAGGGGCTACTCCTGTATGGAATGGACAGCAAATTTTAGAGGAACTAAATTTGTTTTTTTAGGGAATCTATTGAAAAAAAGTTGCAATATTATTCAAACTGTTATACATTTTGCTTCAGGAATTTCTTTAATCATTTATCAAGGTGCCTCTAGTGAGGAGGAAGTTAGATGGCAGATTATTTAGTGATAGTGGAATCACCAGCAAAAGCGAAAACCATTGAACGCTATTTAGGAAAAAAATATAAAGTAAAAGCATCCATTGGACATGTAATCGATCTTCCTAAAAGCCAAATGGGGATTGATACGGAAAATAATTATCAACCTAAATATATAACAATCCGCGGAAAAGGCCCGATCTTGCAGGAGTTAAAAACTGCTGCCAAAAAGGCGAAAAAAGTATTTCTTGCAGCCGACCCTGACCGAGAAGGTGAAGCGATTGCATATCATTTAGCGAAAGCGTTAAATATCGATACAGAAAGTGAATGTCGGGTGGTATTTAACGAAATTACAAAGGATGCGATATTAGAATCGTTCAAGCATCCTAGGCCCATTAATAAACATCTTGTGGATGCCCAACAAGCACGCAGAGTATTAGACCGGCTTGTTGGTTACAATATAAGCCCAATATTATGGAAAAAAGTCAAAAAAGGACTATCGGCTGGCCGAGTGCAGTCTGTTGCGTTGCGTCTTATTATCGACAGGGAAAATGAGATTAAAAATTTCGTTCATGAAGAATATTGGACAATTGAAGGAAAATTTGAAAAGGATAAAAAGCAATTTGAAGCTTTATATTTCGGAAATGGAAAAGAAAAAGTAAAACTGACAAATCAAAAACAAGTTGAAGAAATTCTTCAAAAAATAGAAGGTTCCGAATTTGAAGTTTTAAATGTAACGAAAAAGGAGAGAAAAAGAAATCCAGCTCCAGCTTTTACAACTTCCTCCCTTCAGCAAGAAGCAGCAAGGAAATTAAATTTCCGGGCGAAAAAGACGATGATGATTGCCCAGCAGCTTTATGAAGGAATTGATATTGGAAAACAAGAAGGAACAGTCGGGTTAATTACTTACATGCGTACAGATTCAACGCGGGTTTCAGAGGCTGCAAAAGCAGAAGCAATGCAATATATTTACGATCAATATGGTAAGGAATATGTGGCTGGGGAAATTCAAAAGGTGAAAAAACAACCAGCTGCCCAAGATGCCCACGAAGCCATTCGTCCAACCAGCGTTATGAGAACGCCTGAACAATTGAAAGATGTGCTAACACGCGACCAACTGAGACTTTACCGCCTAATTTGGGATCGTTTTGTAGCCAGCCAAATGGCGCCGGCTGTATTGGATACAGTGACAGTGGAACTAAAAAATTCGGACTGCATCTTCCGGGCAAATGGTTCACAAGTGAAATTTTCAGGGTTTATGAAAGTCTATGTGGAAGGAACAGACGACCAAACGGAAGAAACTACAAAAATGCTTCCCGATTTACAAGTGGGGGACAAAATTAAATCTGTAGAAATTAATCCAAAGCAACATTTCACTCAACCGCCTCCACGCTATACGGAAGCAAGACTTGTAAAAGAATTAGAAGAACTTGGCATTGGAAGGCCTTCCACCTATGCACCAACCCTTGATGTTATTCAAAGACGCGGATATGTACAACTCGATAATAAACGCTTTGTACCAACGGAGCTGGGGGAAATCGTCCATTCATTAATGGTTGAATTTTTCCCAGAAATTATTGACATCGAATTTACAGCAAAAATGGAAGCGGATTTAGACAAAATCGAGGAAGGAAAAATTGACTGGATCCAAATTATTGATAATTTTTATAAAGATTTTGAAAAACATCTCCAATATGCTGATGAAGCCATTGAAAAAATTGAAATTAAAGATGAACCAACAGGTGAAGACTGTGAAATATGCGGTGCACCAATGGTCTATAAATTAGGGAGATATGGGAAATTTATGGCTTGTTCCAATTTCCCGGAATGCCGAAATACAAAAACTATTACAAAACCAATCGGCGTAAAATGTCCAAAATGTAAAACCGGTGAAATTGTGGAACGGAAAAGTAAAACAAAACGAGTGTTTTACGGTTGTGAAAAATATCCAGACTGCGATTTTATGTCTTGGGATAAGCCGATTAGTAGACCTTGTCCAAAATGCAATTCATTATTAGTTGAAAAGAAAGTGAAAAAAGGTGTACAAGTTCAATGTACAAATTGCGACTATGAAGAATCTACACAATAAAGTTAGGAAGATGATCAAATGACAGAACAAGTTGTAAATGTAATCGGAGCAGGACTTGCAGGAAGTGAAGCGGCTTGGCAAATTGCAAGCCGCGGCGTCAAAGTAAAATTATATGAAATGAGACCGGTTAAACAAACGCCAGCCCATCACACCGATAAATTTGCTGAGTTGGTTTGTTCCAACTCCTTGCGCGCCAATGCCCTTACAAATGCAGTTGGTGTTTTGAAAGAAGAAATGAGAATTATGAACTCATTAATCATCAAGGCTGCGGATTCAGCAAGCCTTCCTGCTGGTGGGGCGCTGGCTGTTGACCGGCATGAGTTTTCTGGATTTGTAACAGAACAATTGAAAAACCATCCACTTGTTGAAATTGTCAATGAAGAGGTAACGGAAATTCCAGAAGGCATTACAGTCATTGCGACAGGTCCGTTAACGTCTGAAGCATTGGCTAAAAAAATACAAGAGTTGACAGGAGAAGAGTATCTTTATTTCTATGATGCAGCTGCTCCAATTGTGGAGAAAGACAGCATCAATATGGATAAAGTATACTTGAAGTCCCGTTATGATAAAGGGGAAGCAGCCTATTTAAATTGCCCGATGACAAAGGAAGAATTTGAACGGTTTTATGAAGCATTAGTGAATGCGGAAGTCGTCGAATTGAAAGATTTTGAAAAGGAAATATACTTTGAAGGTTGTATGCCAATTGAAGTTATGGCAAAACGTGGACCAAAAACATTATTATTTGGCCCGTTAAAACCAGTAGGATTGGAAGATCCGAGAACTGGGGAACGGCCATATGCGGTGGTGCAGCTTCGACAAGATAATGCGGCGGGAACTTTATATAATATAGTAGGTTTCCAAACTCATTTAAAATGGGGTGCTCAAAAAGAAGTATTCCGTTTAATCCCTGGTTTGGAAAATGTTGAAATCGTCCGTTATGGTGTGATGCATCGCAATACGTTCATCAACTCGCCAAAAGTTTTGATGAAAACATATCAATTAAAATCCCGTCCGAACTTATTTTTCGCTGGACAAATGACGGGAGTGGAAGGATATGTTGAATCTGCAGGAAGCGGACTAATCGCAGGAATCAATGCAGCCCGCTTAGCACTAGGAAAAGAACCTGTCGAATTTCCTATCGAAACGGCTTTAGGAAGCATGGCCCGGTATATTACAGAAGCAGATTCAAAGAACTTCCAACCGATGAATGTCAACTTCGGTATTTTTCCAGAACTTGGCGAACGCATCAAGTCAAAACAAGAACGAGCATTAAAGCATGCTGAGCGTGCAATTGCCATAATTCAAAATTTTATGAATTCTCAAACGATATAATTGATTTTAGCCTCTAAATGTTGCTATAATTTTAGAGGCTATTCTTATGCCCAATTTAATAAATGATGATTTATTAACAAATTGTGAAGATATACTGAATTTTAATATTATTGATTAACTTTTTACTTGATGTAATTGCAAGTTAGGTATACAGTCTTGAATGGATGTTTTCACTAAATGTGCATTGCAGTTGGAATGACTAGAATGTGCCAATCATGTTGGTGCTCCGAATAGAGGTGGTTTGGTTGAACATTCAGCCAATGAAAGCGCTTGATGAATTTCTCCGAGTAATTCAAGTGGAAAAAAACTTTTCTGTTCACACGGTGAAAGAATATGAACGAGATATAATGCAGTTCATCGAATTTTTGAATTTGGAAGGAATTGAAGACTTCAAAGAAGTGGAGTATTTGCATGCGCGGCTTTTTGTAACAAAGCTTTATGAAGAAAAAATGTCCAGGGCGACAATTTCTAGAAAAATTTCTTCAATCCGTACATTCTTCCGTTTTCTGAATCGGGATTATGGCATGGATGCATCACCCTTCCTATCTTTATACCATCCAAAAAAAGAAAAATTATTGCCTCATTTTTTTTATGAAGATGAACTGGCACAGCTTTTTGAAGCAAATAAAGGAGAAGATTTAAAATCTATCCGAAATATGGCGATATTAGAATTGTTGTACGCTACAGGCATCCGCGTCAGTGAATGTGTTGCCATTGAATTGGATGATATAGATTTCCATTACTCTATTCTCCGGGTGATGGGAAAAGGCCGGAAGGAAAGAATAGTTCCCTTTGGACAATATGCACATGATGCTTTATTGAAATATGTTAATGAAGCCCGGCCGATTTTAATGAAAAACAAAAAACATAATCGATTGTTTGTAAATTTGCGTGGTGGAGAACTAACGGACGATGGTGTTCGTTATATTTTAAATGAAATGATTCAGAAAGCGAGCATGCATACAAAGATTTATCCTCATATGCTGCGTCATACGTTTGCTACGCATTTATTGAATAATGGAGCAGATTTACGGTCAGTGCAGGAAATGCTCGGACATGCAAATTTATCCTCCACTCAAATTTACACCCATGTGACAAAGGAACACCTGCGAAGTACTTATATGAAGGCGCATCCGAGAGCATAATGGTAAGGAGGGATAATAAATGGAAATGCATGCTACTACAATATTTGCCATTCATCATAAAGGCAGATGTGCAATGGCTGGCGACGGGCAAGTCACATTAGGAAATTCTGTGGTGATGAAACACACCGCAAGAAAAGTAAGAAAACTATTTAACGGGCAAGTATTGGCCGGTTTTGCTGGTTCGGTCGCCGATGCATTTACGTTATTTGAAATGTTTGAATCAAAATTGAACGAATATAGCGGCAATCTGAAAAGGGCAGCGGTCGAAGTGGCGAAACAATGGCGGGGAGATAAAATTCTTCGTCAATTAGAGGCACTTTTATTAGTTATGGATAAAAATACGCTGCTATTGATTTCAGGTACCGGTGAAGTAATAGAGCCAGACGATGGCATTCTTGCAATTGGTTCCGGCGGGAATTATGCCCTTGCAGCTGGAAGAGCTTTAAAACAGCATGCAGGAGAGCAGATGACAGCCGAACAAATTGCAAAGGCGGCTCTGACTATAGCAGCCGATATTTGCGTGTATACAAACCATCATATTATTGTGGAGGCGCTAGACGAATGACAACACTTACGCCAAGACAAATTGTTGAACAGTTAAACAGATATATCGTAGGCCAAGATGCTGCAAAAAGGGCTGTAGCCATTGCGTTAAGAAATCGATACCGAAGATCTCTCCTTAATGATGAATTAAAAAATGAAGTCATTCCAAAAAATATTTTAATGATAGGACCTACCGGTGTTGGGAAGACAGAAATTGCTCGGAGAATTGCAAAACTCACAAACGCTCCCTTTGTAAAGGTAGAAGCGACGAAGTTTACAGAAGTAGGTTATGTCGGCAGAGATGTGGAATCGATGGTTCGTGATCTTGTCGAAGCCTCTAGAAGACTTGTGAAAGAAGAAATGATGGAAAAAGTAAAAGACCAAGCGGTGCAACAAGCGAACGAAGCATTGGTAAAATTACTTGTTCCATCTAAAACAAAAACCAAAATGACACAAAATCCATTTGAAATCTTCTTTGGTGGTCAAAAAACGGAAAGCGCATCGGATTCCCAAGATGAAGCGGAAATCCGCATGAAACGTTCCAAAGTAAAGGAAGATTTATTAGCCGGTAAATTGGAAGAAGAATGGGTTACAGTGGAAGTGACTGAACAAAACACCGCATTCCTTGACATGATGATTCCAGGAATGCCGGAGCTGGGTTCAAGCGGCATGCAAGATATGCTATCAAGCCTTGTGCCAAAGAAAACGAAAAAACGACGCATGAAAGTAAAAGATGCCCGCCGTGTTTTAACGATCGAAGAGGCGAACAAGCTGATCGATTCCGAGGAATTGGCCCAAGAAGCCATTAAACGGGCAGAACAATCGGGCATTATTTTCATTGATGAAATTGACAAAATTGCCAGTCGTGGCCAACATTCTTCTGCTGATGTATCCCGAGAAGGGGTACAACGAGATATTTTACCGATTGTGGAAGGTTCAACGGTACCTACAAAATATGGACCAGTTAAAACGGATTATATGTTGTTTATTGCTGCCGGAGCTTTCCATATGTCAAAACCAAGCGATTTAATTCCGGAATTGCAGGGCCGATTCCCAATCCGTGTGGAATTGGAGAAGTTGACAAAAGAAGATTTTGTCCGGATTTTGAAAGAACCGGATCAATCTCTCATATTGCAATATAAGGCTTTGCTTGAAACAGAAGGCATTTCCGTTGATTTTTCCGATGATGCCATTGAGCGGATTGCTGAAATAGCAACGGAAGTGAACCAACAAACAGACAATATTGGTGCAAGAAGATTGCATACCATAATGGAACGTTTGCTGGAAGAACTATCTTTTGAAGCTCCAGAAATTGCACCGACGCATGTGCAAATTACCCGTTCCTATGTCGATAAAAAACTCGGCGAGATTTCAAAAAACAAGGATTTGTCGCAGTTTATTTTATAAAAGATGGACTATAGAAGAAAAAATATTTTCTAGAATACCAATGATTATTATTAAACCCTAGGAGGATATTATTATGGATTTGTTAACGAAAACAAGAAAAATTAACGCATTATTGCAGAAAACAGCAGGAAAACCGGTAAATTTCAAAGAGATGGCGGATACATTAGGAGAAACTATTGATAGCAATGTATTTATTGTGAGCCGTAAAGGAAAATTATTAGGCATCTCCATTCATCAAAAAATTGAAAACGAACGAATGAAAAAAATGTTGGAAGAACGTCAATTCCCAGAAGACTATACAAAAAGTCTTCAAGAGATTACGGAAACTTCGCCAAATATTGATATCAATAGCCAATACACAATTTTCCCAGTTGAAAACCGTGACATTTTCAAAAATGGTTTGACAACAATTGTGCCAATCATCGGTGGCGGTGAACGCTTAGGAACTTTAATTTTAGGCCGTTTAGAGGAACGATTTGGCGATGACGATTTAATTTTAGCGGAATATGGTGCGACAGTAGTTGGAATGGAAATCTTGCGCGAAAAAGCGGAAGAAATTGAAGAAGAAGCGCGCAGTAAAGCAGTTGTGCAAATGGCCATCAATTCACTTTCATATAGTGAATTAGAAGCTATTGAACATATTTTTGAAGAACTTGATGGTAATGAAGGGTTGCTCGTTGCATCCAAAATTGCAGACCGCGTCGGCATTACCCGCTCTGTGATTGTAAATGCATTGCGTAAACTTGAATCAGCAGGTGTCATCGAATCAAGATCCCTCGGTATGAAAGGGACTTATATTAAAGTATTAAATGATAAATTCTTAACTGCTTTAGCCGAAATTAAAATGAAGTAATTTAAAACATACTAAGATTAGTAGTACAAACCAAGGCCAAGGTTTGTGCTACTATTTTTTATAGTAGAAGTGAAGAAAAGTCGACCAGCCTCAGGGATTTTTAGAAGGTGAAATCAATCATACACGAAGAGATTTTGAACAATTACATAAGCGAATAGTAGATATTACATCACTTGATGACCAAGCACCAGACATTGTATTTGAAGCAACAGGTGTTTATTCAAAACCGATGGAAGCATTTTTAAAAGATTACGGTTATGCATATTATCCCCTTGAAGCCAACTGACAAATGGCGAAGATGCGTCGGCATAAAACCGATATAAGCGATGCTCATGAATTCGCCAAAACACATTTTAAAATGGAGAGAGAACCAACCTATATCCAAGATGATTATTATGAGCAGATGCGGGCATTGACACGTTATGATGATGAAATTGATGAAGAAATGATTTTATTAAAAAATCGTATGCATTCCATTTTACAATTGAGTTTTCCAGAATTAGAAAAAATACTGACACCAAATTCTGCACTATTTTTAAATATAGTACAACGATCCCCACACCCAACACTTGTTTTAGCTCACTCTAAAACTGTCATGAAGAATCGCCTAAAAGCGAATACAAGAAAGAACCTTTCTTTAGAACGGGCAGAGAAAAAAGCAATTGCTTTATTAGAAGCTGCTCAAAATAGTGATCCAGCGATTGAATCTACCGATGTGCGATGTGAACAAGTCCGTGATTACGCAAATCGAATAGCAGAATTAAAGGATAAAAAAGAAGCACTTGTCCAACAAATGATTACTTTATCAAAAGATCGAAAAGAGTATATTGTTTTACGTTCCATCCCTGGTATCGGTGATTCTACTGCTTGTAGATTAATTGGGGAAATGGGTGATATTCGTCGCTTTCAAAATGCTAAACAATTGAATGCTTATGCGGGAATTGATATTATGCGCTATCAAACGGGGAATACACAGTATCATGATCGTATTAATAAAAGAGGTAACAAACACTTGCGAAAGCTTTTATATTTTATGGTGTGTGCCATGATTATGAAGAAGAAAGATAAACCGAATCATTTTGTAGATTACTATTATAAATTAAAAACACAACCTCAGAGAAAGCCTCATAAGGTTGCGATTATCGCCTGTATCAATAAATTTTTAAAAGTGACGTTCCAGTTACTGACACATGGCATTTTTTACGATTATGAAACTGCCTTAAGTTAAATAATCGATTAACTACACTATACCATAAATGACCTTTCGAAAAAATTAAGGCTCTTTTCTAAAAAATTGTTGCTAATAACCTCAATAAATGTTTACCAAATTTTTTCAAAAATAATGGTATAATAAATCTGGGAGTGATGATTATGTTAAGGTTAATATCGGTAATCATAACGATACCCTTAGTAGCCATTCATTTCGCCATTCTATACTTTTGGGTTTTCGATTGGCGAAAATTGGTTACACAAGTGGGCTTAATAAGTTGGATTTTCTCAATTATATTGGGTATTTTCGTCTATTTTGCTTATCGAAAGTTCATTAAAAACCAAAAATTTACTGTTGTCAGTAGAAAAGTATTATTCAGTTCAACTTTAATGACCATCGTTTTAGGTGTTCTTACGTTAGTCATTGAAGTAATTACAAGGTCAATGCCTTAGGAGGGGATTGATTTATGCACTCCTTCTAATTGTTTCAACAGTTGTAAAATTTACTTGTTGGCAAGAGGCAAGGAACATTTCTTTCGCTTATTCTTTTTTCGGTATCTTCTTATTCAATTCAAGAAAACGATGCCAGAATAAGTAGTTATCAAGGTATTTCGTTGCTACACCTTGAAACCTATCCATCCACTTTTTCAAACGAGTATGATACCCGTTGACGTGTTGAATATGGTAAATTCCTTTCTTTGTATAGACACCTTTACGAACATTAATGGCTTCGTGTTGTAATCCCTTCATCGTAGCGAATTTTTTATAGTTGGTTGCTGTATCTGTGCATAGCAAAGCAGAGGTGTCAATATGTTTTCCTAACACCTCATCAATTTCCATAGCCGTAACACGACCTCTTCCTACCATTTGGGAAAGGATTTGTCCGTTTCTATCGTGTGCAACTACCACACAAATTTGTTCTTTAGAAATGCCACGTTTTTTGGCTACACCGCCACGTTTACGAGCCTTTCTGTGAGCGATGAACTTTTTGCCTTTTTCACTTTCTAAAAAGTAAGTTTCATCGCTTTCCACGATTCCCTTTAGTGTTGGATGACCAAGAGAACGAATCGCATATAGAATTTTGTGTCGCCAATAAAAGGCAGTTGAAATGTGAATATGAAGTTCTTCCGCTATCTTTGGCAATGTGTAGCCTTTCACCATCATCTCAAAGTATTTCAGCCATTTATGAGGGTATCTTGTTCCTGACAATGGGCTACCTGTCATATCGTTGAATGACTTCCCACAATCTTTACATAGATACCGTTGGCGAGAACGATATCTCCCATTACGTTTAACGGACATACTTCCACAGTGAACACACGCTAATCCTTTAGAAAAGCGAGTTTCACGAACCTCTCTGACCATTTTTGAATGTCGGATTTTGGCTCTGGAAACAAGTCCTTTTTAATGGCTCTAAATAATTCCAACTGTTCTTTCTTTGGAAGTGTATAGAAGTCTTGGTAAACATCGTGCCAAGCCATTGCCATACGGAACACCCTTTCTACCTTTTATGACTCTATTGTACATAATGTCCTATATAGCAACAATCTATACGAAAATAGCCAAAATTAAAAATCGTTAGGTCTTTTTGGCATACCAAAATTTAGTTGTAGTTGTGAGGGGGTACCCCCTCACAACTACAACTAAATTAAAAACATATACAAATTAATAAAATATACTTGACTGATCGAAAGAAGAGGCTGGGACATAAACAAAAAATTAAAGGGGCAGTTGAAAGAGTTTTGATAAAAAATTGAACTAACGAAAAATTGATTGGAGTGACGGGGCGACTCCTGCGACGAGCCCTCTCGAGACCACGAGGAGCGAAGGAATGAATCAGAGGAGAGTCTAGCCGGGCCCGCGGAAAGAGTCCCCCGAACGGAAATCAATTTTTAATAACATATCAAAAAAGAGGCTGGGACAAAACTAGCTTCTAGATAGGAAAAAGGAGAATTTGAGCCAACTCAAATTCTCCTTTTTCCATTTATCCCCATTATTTTTGGTTAGTTGATCTTTGTTGGCCGTGTATTTTCGTAAATTCACGGCCATTAAGGCAATGCCCATTTCATTTTCCACTTTCGATTTTCCTCGAACGGAAAATCGAGTGAAACGCAAATTAGCCTTCAAGAATCCAAAAACTGGTTCTACGTCTATTTTACGTTGACGGAAAATAGAACCAGCTTTTTCTTCTGAAAGCTTCGCTCTTACATATTCTTTTTGTTGTTCCCATTTTTCATTCACCATGACCTTTCGGTGATTGCCTTCCTTTGCTTTTGTACATGATGAACGAAATGGACATCCTGAACAGTTTTCACATTCATAGATTTTCAATTCTCGTTTGAAACCGGTCTTATCTGTACGTACAGAACGATAACGGAAGGTTACTCGCTGCTGATTTGGACAAATGTAGGTATCACTTTCTTCGTCGTACATCCAATTGTCTGGATGAAATGGATTTTGTTTATATTTCTTCTTTTGTTCTTTCTCATACATGGTATATGGAATGAGTGCCTCACATTTTCGATTCGAAAGGATGTCTTCATAGTTTTGTTCACTACCATAACCAGCATCTGCGACAATATACTTTGGCAACGGAAAATAATCCTTTTCTATCTTATTCAAGAACGGAATTAATGTACGTGTATCAGTAGGATTTGGAAAGATGCTATAAGCTAGTGCGTATTGACCTTCTGTTGCGATTTGTACATTGTATCCAGCTTTCAATTGACCGTTTTTCATATAGTCGTCTTTCATTCGCATGAACGTTGCATCTTGATCTGTTTTGGAATAACTGTTCCGTTCCCCCAAGATGTCCAAGTCTTTTTGGTATTTTTGTTTTCGTAGAATGAAGTCTATTAATTGTTTGTACGCTTGTTTTGGATATTTTCGTTCGCTTCTTAATGCTTTTCGTTCTGTGGCATCGGGCGATGTTTCTATCTTTTGGTCATATTCCTTAATGACTTCATCGACTTGTTGCACCATTTGAGCGAGTTCTTCAACGGACAGTTCTCCCTCATTTTCCCGCTCCATTTCAGGGATGATTTCTTTTTCTAATAGTTCGTTGTATAACTGATTGGACTTTTCAAT encodes the following:
- the xerC gene encoding tyrosine recombinase XerC, translated to MKALDEFLRVIQVEKNFSVHTVKEYERDIMQFIEFLNLEGIEDFKEVEYLHARLFVTKLYEEKMSRATISRKISSIRTFFRFLNRDYGMDASPFLSLYHPKKEKLLPHFFYEDELAQLFEANKGEDLKSIRNMAILELLYATGIRVSECVAIELDDIDFHYSILRVMGKGRKERIVPFGQYAHDALLKYVNEARPILMKNKKHNRLFVNLRGGELTDDGVRYILNEMIQKASMHTKIYPHMLRHTFATHLLNNGADLRSVQEMLGHANLSSTQIYTHVTKEHLRSTYMKAHPRA
- the topA gene encoding type I DNA topoisomerase; protein product: MADYLVIVESPAKAKTIERYLGKKYKVKASIGHVIDLPKSQMGIDTENNYQPKYITIRGKGPILQELKTAAKKAKKVFLAADPDREGEAIAYHLAKALNIDTESECRVVFNEITKDAILESFKHPRPINKHLVDAQQARRVLDRLVGYNISPILWKKVKKGLSAGRVQSVALRLIIDRENEIKNFVHEEYWTIEGKFEKDKKQFEALYFGNGKEKVKLTNQKQVEEILQKIEGSEFEVLNVTKKERKRNPAPAFTTSSLQQEAARKLNFRAKKTMMIAQQLYEGIDIGKQEGTVGLITYMRTDSTRVSEAAKAEAMQYIYDQYGKEYVAGEIQKVKKQPAAQDAHEAIRPTSVMRTPEQLKDVLTRDQLRLYRLIWDRFVASQMAPAVLDTVTVELKNSDCIFRANGSQVKFSGFMKVYVEGTDDQTEETTKMLPDLQVGDKIKSVEINPKQHFTQPPPRYTEARLVKELEELGIGRPSTYAPTLDVIQRRGYVQLDNKRFVPTELGEIVHSLMVEFFPEIIDIEFTAKMEADLDKIEEGKIDWIQIIDNFYKDFEKHLQYADEAIEKIEIKDEPTGEDCEICGAPMVYKLGRYGKFMACSNFPECRNTKTITKPIGVKCPKCKTGEIVERKSKTKRVFYGCEKYPDCDFMSWDKPISRPCPKCNSLLVEKKVKKGVQVQCTNCDYEESTQ
- the codY gene encoding GTP-sensing pleiotropic transcriptional regulator CodY, which encodes MDLLTKTRKINALLQKTAGKPVNFKEMADTLGETIDSNVFIVSRKGKLLGISIHQKIENERMKKMLEERQFPEDYTKSLQEITETSPNIDINSQYTIFPVENRDIFKNGLTTIVPIIGGGERLGTLILGRLEERFGDDDLILAEYGATVVGMEILREKAEEIEEEARSKAVVQMAINSLSYSELEAIEHIFEELDGNEGLLVASKIADRVGITRSVIVNALRKLESAGVIESRSLGMKGTYIKVLNDKFLTALAEIKMK
- a CDS encoding IS110 family transposase, producing the protein MAKMRRHKTDISDAHEFAKTHFKMEREPTYIQDDYYEQMRALTRYDDEIDEEMILLKNRMHSILQLSFPELEKILTPNSALFLNIVQRSPHPTLVLAHSKTVMKNRLKANTRKNLSLERAEKKAIALLEAAQNSDPAIESTDVRCEQVRDYANRIAELKDKKEALVQQMITLSKDRKEYIVLRSIPGIGDSTACRLIGEMGDIRRFQNAKQLNAYAGIDIMRYQTGNTQYHDRINKRGNKHLRKLLYFMVCAMIMKKKDKPNHFVDYYYKLKTQPQRKPHKVAIIACINKFLKVTFQLLTHGIFYDYETALS
- a CDS encoding IS1182 family transposase; amino-acid sequence: MSKLLPLDLEIKLQENDIAFHIHHLVESIPDEAFQPFLRNTGCPAYHPRMMLKIILCAYSQSVFSGRKIEALLKDSIRMMWLAQGYEPSYRTINRFRVHPEVKELIRQCFVQFRCQLVEEKLIDQEAIFIDGTKIEANANKFTFVWKKSIEKYNQNLIEKSNQLYNELLEKEIIPEMERENEGELSVEELAQMVQQVDEVIKEYDQKIETSPDATERKALRSERKYPKQAYKQLIDFILRKQKYQKDLDILGERNSYSKTDQDATFMRMKDDYMKNGQLKAGYNVQIATEGQYALAYSIFPNPTDTRTLIPFLNKIEKDYFPLPKYIVADAGYGSEQNYEDILSNRKCEALIPYTMYEKEQKKKYKQNPFHPDNWMYDEESDTYICPNQQRVTFRYRSVRTDKTGFKRELKIYECENCSGCPFRSSCTKAKEGNHRKVMVNEKWEQQKEYVRAKLSEEKAGSIFRQRKIDVEPVFGFLKANLRFTRFSVRGKSKVENEMGIALMAVNLRKYTANKDQLTKNNGDKWKKENLSWLKFSFFLSRS
- the hslU gene encoding ATP-dependent protease ATPase subunit HslU, whose translation is MTTLTPRQIVEQLNRYIVGQDAAKRAVAIALRNRYRRSLLNDELKNEVIPKNILMIGPTGVGKTEIARRIAKLTNAPFVKVEATKFTEVGYVGRDVESMVRDLVEASRRLVKEEMMEKVKDQAVQQANEALVKLLVPSKTKTKMTQNPFEIFFGGQKTESASDSQDEAEIRMKRSKVKEDLLAGKLEEEWVTVEVTEQNTAFLDMMIPGMPELGSSGMQDMLSSLVPKKTKKRRMKVKDARRVLTIEEANKLIDSEELAQEAIKRAEQSGIIFIDEIDKIASRGQHSSADVSREGVQRDILPIVEGSTVPTKYGPVKTDYMLFIAAGAFHMSKPSDLIPELQGRFPIRVELEKLTKEDFVRILKEPDQSLILQYKALLETEGISVDFSDDAIERIAEIATEVNQQTDNIGARRLHTIMERLLEELSFEAPEIAPTHVQITRSYVDKKLGEISKNKDLSQFIL
- the trmFO gene encoding FADH(2)-oxidizing methylenetetrahydrofolate--tRNA-(uracil(54)-C(5))-methyltransferase TrmFO: MTEQVVNVIGAGLAGSEAAWQIASRGVKVKLYEMRPVKQTPAHHTDKFAELVCSNSLRANALTNAVGVLKEEMRIMNSLIIKAADSASLPAGGALAVDRHEFSGFVTEQLKNHPLVEIVNEEVTEIPEGITVIATGPLTSEALAKKIQELTGEEYLYFYDAAAPIVEKDSINMDKVYLKSRYDKGEAAYLNCPMTKEEFERFYEALVNAEVVELKDFEKEIYFEGCMPIEVMAKRGPKTLLFGPLKPVGLEDPRTGERPYAVVQLRQDNAAGTLYNIVGFQTHLKWGAQKEVFRLIPGLENVEIVRYGVMHRNTFINSPKVLMKTYQLKSRPNLFFAGQMTGVEGYVESAGSGLIAGINAARLALGKEPVEFPIETALGSMARYITEADSKNFQPMNVNFGIFPELGERIKSKQERALKHAERAIAIIQNFMNSQTI
- the hslV gene encoding ATP-dependent protease subunit HslV, which produces MEMHATTIFAIHHKGRCAMAGDGQVTLGNSVVMKHTARKVRKLFNGQVLAGFAGSVADAFTLFEMFESKLNEYSGNLKRAAVEVAKQWRGDKILRQLEALLLVMDKNTLLLISGTGEVIEPDDGILAIGSGGNYALAAGRALKQHAGEQMTAEQIAKAALTIAADICVYTNHHIIVEALDE